One window of the Rhizorhabdus dicambivorans genome contains the following:
- a CDS encoding TonB-dependent receptor, whose protein sequence is MNKNDFSFARRATLLGSAALLIALSHPVIAQTAGDTSAPGASNDDGALAEIVVTAQKRSENLQDVPIAVTAVNAERLANARIENLTELRAVAPGLNMRTSFNNFNPYIRGVGTESGFTENPVGIYIDGVYIAQQRDGIQNMNDIAQVAVLKGPQGTLFGRNTTGGVIQITTRGPSYDAGGEAGLSYDEYQTLTSDLYLTGGLSDKVAASISTQYRTQGKGWGDNLTTGNDTFKTKHNFSIRGKLMFEPGDNTTITLIGDYRDSHDLAEAYQPYPGTVPTIAWTGPGGYVPVDSRYDTRAGRDSFIKIKTGGASLNIDHDLGFARLVSISAYRAGNTKLIGDTDGLPGTLSELRFPDTPSDVYTQEIQLVSNDSSSFNWMAGAFYINNTNVVERTIVVGPFALYARNKEVAESIAPFAQATLEVLPGTKLTGGIRYTYEKRDLTSKDLAGVETDFGSKTFKEITYRIALDHQINDNVLAYASHSRGFKSGGFNAIVQTNPAFAPESLHAYEAGLKTELLDRSARFNIAGFYYDFANVQVNRYVSGFPILQNGGGAELYGVDIDLDAKLAEGLTFSGGLEWLSAKYSNYPNAGRATFNPFPPGGATIDTTFNAKGKRLPLSQEFVANGTLTYEHEMMGAKVSYSGTVNYSSEFFFEPDNVVRQKPYFMVNGSVRVLLPGDKISLTVFVKNLLDEAILNRAYARADAALANYGSPPRTFGVAARYSF, encoded by the coding sequence ATGAACAAGAATGATTTTTCTTTCGCTCGACGCGCGACGTTGCTTGGCTCCGCCGCTTTACTGATCGCCCTTTCTCATCCGGTGATCGCGCAGACCGCAGGTGACACTTCGGCGCCTGGAGCATCGAACGATGATGGCGCTTTGGCCGAGATCGTGGTCACGGCGCAGAAGCGATCCGAGAATCTTCAGGACGTTCCGATCGCGGTGACCGCCGTGAACGCAGAGCGGCTCGCCAACGCGCGCATCGAAAATCTGACCGAACTGCGTGCAGTGGCGCCGGGCCTCAACATGCGGACATCCTTCAACAACTTCAATCCGTATATCCGTGGCGTGGGCACGGAAAGCGGCTTCACCGAGAACCCGGTGGGCATCTATATCGATGGCGTCTATATCGCGCAGCAGCGTGACGGCATCCAGAATATGAACGATATTGCCCAGGTCGCGGTTCTCAAGGGTCCCCAGGGCACCCTGTTCGGTCGCAACACCACCGGCGGCGTAATCCAGATCACGACGCGCGGGCCCAGCTATGATGCCGGGGGTGAAGCCGGGCTGTCATATGACGAATACCAGACCCTCACCAGCGACCTGTATCTGACCGGCGGTCTGTCCGATAAGGTGGCGGCCAGCATATCGACCCAATATCGGACCCAGGGCAAGGGATGGGGCGACAACCTCACGACCGGGAACGACACCTTCAAGACGAAGCATAATTTCTCGATCCGCGGCAAATTGATGTTCGAGCCCGGCGACAACACGACGATCACCCTAATCGGCGACTATCGCGACAGCCACGATCTGGCCGAGGCCTATCAGCCTTATCCTGGAACGGTCCCGACCATCGCATGGACCGGCCCCGGCGGCTATGTCCCCGTCGACAGCCGGTATGACACGCGGGCGGGCCGCGATAGCTTCATCAAGATCAAGACGGGCGGCGCCAGCCTCAACATCGATCATGATCTCGGCTTTGCCCGGCTGGTTTCGATCTCCGCCTATCGCGCCGGCAACACCAAGTTGATCGGCGACACGGACGGCCTACCCGGAACGCTTTCGGAACTCCGTTTCCCGGATACCCCGTCGGATGTCTACACCCAGGAAATCCAGCTTGTTTCAAACGACAGCTCGTCGTTCAACTGGATGGCTGGCGCTTTCTACATCAACAATACCAATGTCGTCGAACGGACCATCGTCGTCGGTCCTTTCGCGCTCTACGCCCGCAACAAGGAAGTCGCGGAATCGATCGCTCCCTTTGCGCAGGCTACCCTGGAAGTGCTTCCCGGCACCAAGCTTACCGGCGGTATCCGCTACACCTATGAGAAGCGCGACCTGACCTCCAAGGACCTTGCGGGTGTCGAAACCGACTTCGGTTCCAAGACCTTCAAGGAAATCACCTACAGAATTGCGCTGGATCATCAGATCAACGACAATGTCCTGGCCTATGCATCGCACAGCAGGGGTTTCAAGAGCGGCGGCTTCAATGCCATCGTCCAGACCAATCCGGCCTTCGCGCCCGAAAGCCTGCATGCCTATGAGGCCGGGTTGAAGACCGAACTATTAGACCGCAGCGCGCGTTTCAACATTGCCGGCTTCTACTATGATTTCGCCAATGTGCAGGTGAACCGCTATGTTTCTGGTTTCCCGATCCTGCAGAATGGGGGCGGCGCTGAGCTTTACGGTGTCGATATCGACCTTGATGCCAAACTCGCCGAAGGGCTGACCTTCTCGGGCGGCCTGGAGTGGCTCAGCGCGAAATACAGCAACTATCCCAATGCGGGACGTGCGACCTTCAATCCGTTCCCGCCGGGCGGTGCGACGATCGACACGACCTTCAACGCCAAGGGGAAGCGCCTGCCGCTTTCACAGGAGTTCGTTGCCAACGGCACGTTGACATATGAACATGAAATGATGGGCGCGAAGGTCAGCTACAGCGGGACCGTGAACTACAGCAGCGAGTTCTTCTTCGAGCCGGACAATGTGGTGCGCCAGAAGCCCTATTTCATGGTCAACGGTTCGGTACGCGTGTTACTGCCCGGCGATAAGATCAGCCTTACGGTGTTCGTCAAGAATTTGCTGGATGAGGCCATCCTCAATCGTGCTTATGCCAGGGCGGACGCGGCGCTCGCCAACTATGGTTCGCCGCCGAGGACCTTCGGCGTGGCCGCAAGATACTCGTTCTGA
- a CDS encoding FAD-dependent oxidoreductase yields MPSWDETVDVVVVGSGAAGVAAALSAQHHGATAVVLERSDKFGGTSAVSAGGAWIPNNHHMHEVGSTDSREQALTYLRHLSLGGMDMDLAEVFVDEAPDVIRFIEAESPLELNATRLPDYQPEKPGGTFGRTLTPQLFRGGDLGDLRPHLRSVPGHPVPLCWEDIQNGINLLDPEVIRDRIAKGMVGGGEALMAALIKGAVDKGVEFRLNARARRLVIEDGAVIGLEYESDGQTRRIGAARGVILASGGFEWNEVLVKDHLAGPIEAPLSPPSCDGDGLIMAMEAQAAIANMKEAAWMPAISIPGEQYDGRQYTRLTGGERANPRSIMVNRAGRRFVNEAHNYNDIGRVMHNFDEMAFDYPNLPAWIIVDREYMERYPFAGRLPGTAIPEWMESAASLSELAEKIGVDPQGLESTVKRYNAHVAEGADPDFGRGSSSYDLAFGDASREGTLQTLGAIDQAPFYACRIYSGVLGTKGGPKINAKSEVLNVRGEPIAGLYAAGNVSAGFTGMAYPGGGGSVGPGLVFGHIAGRNAAASEGRL; encoded by the coding sequence ATGCCAAGTTGGGACGAAACCGTTGACGTCGTGGTGGTCGGCTCTGGCGCCGCGGGTGTGGCTGCCGCGCTGAGCGCCCAGCACCATGGTGCGACGGCGGTGGTGCTTGAGCGCAGCGACAAGTTCGGGGGAACCAGCGCCGTTTCGGCCGGGGGCGCTTGGATTCCGAACAATCACCACATGCATGAAGTCGGATCGACCGATTCCCGTGAGCAGGCGCTCACCTATCTGCGCCATCTGTCCCTCGGTGGGATGGACATGGATTTGGCGGAGGTCTTCGTCGACGAGGCCCCCGACGTGATCCGCTTCATCGAGGCCGAAAGCCCGCTTGAGCTCAACGCGACCAGATTGCCGGATTATCAGCCGGAGAAGCCGGGGGGCACATTTGGACGGACGCTGACGCCGCAATTGTTCCGCGGAGGTGATCTTGGCGACCTTCGTCCCCATCTCCGTTCGGTGCCGGGCCATCCCGTGCCCTTGTGCTGGGAAGACATCCAGAACGGCATCAATCTCCTAGATCCCGAGGTTATCCGCGATCGTATCGCCAAGGGCATGGTCGGCGGTGGAGAAGCGCTAATGGCGGCGCTGATCAAGGGGGCGGTCGACAAGGGTGTCGAGTTCCGGCTGAATGCGCGGGCGCGTCGGCTTGTGATCGAGGACGGCGCGGTCATCGGGCTCGAATATGAAAGCGACGGGCAAACCCGCAGGATCGGTGCGGCACGGGGCGTGATCCTTGCAAGCGGCGGGTTCGAATGGAACGAAGTCCTGGTAAAGGATCATCTCGCGGGCCCGATCGAAGCGCCGCTGAGCCCGCCATCCTGTGACGGCGATGGCCTGATCATGGCGATGGAAGCGCAAGCGGCCATCGCCAATATGAAGGAAGCAGCCTGGATGCCCGCGATCAGCATCCCCGGCGAGCAATATGACGGACGGCAATATACACGGCTGACCGGCGGCGAGCGCGCCAATCCCCGGTCGATCATGGTGAACCGGGCCGGCCGGCGCTTCGTGAACGAGGCGCACAATTACAACGACATCGGCCGGGTGATGCACAATTTCGACGAGATGGCATTCGATTATCCAAACCTGCCCGCGTGGATCATCGTCGATCGGGAATATATGGAACGCTATCCTTTCGCCGGCCGCCTTCCCGGGACTGCGATCCCTGAGTGGATGGAATCGGCGGCGAGCCTGAGCGAGCTTGCCGAGAAGATTGGGGTCGATCCCCAAGGTCTGGAATCCACGGTGAAGCGCTACAATGCTCATGTGGCGGAGGGCGCGGATCCCGACTTCGGGCGCGGCAGCAGCAGTTACGACTTGGCGTTCGGAGATGCGTCGCGCGAAGGCACGCTCCAGACCCTCGGTGCCATCGATCAGGCCCCCTTCTACGCCTGCCGCATCTATTCCGGCGTGCTCGGTACGAAGGGTGGGCCCAAGATCAACGCGAAGTCCGAGGTGCTCAACGTGCGCGGTGAACCGATCGCCGGGCTCTATGCCGCGGGCAATGTCAGCGCGGGTTTTACGGGAATGGCCTATCCCGGCGGCGGTGGATCTGTGGGGCCGGGCCTTGTTTTCGGACATATAGCCGGTCGGAACGCTGCTGCGAGCGAGGGCAGGCTTTAG
- a CDS encoding MFS transporter translates to MQRSGISLVAAACAGIAFYTLYLYTLGVLIEPLQREFAWSRAGISAGLTIVSVATVLCSPFVGRLIDRIGARRIALAGVSLYSAALLALPLAGPSIESWWLGWAFVAAGAMLIQPTIWSAAVVSRFDRHRGIALAFTLSGSGIASFFGPALVDALARQYGWRIGYLTLGLVGLLFVLPLIWRVFFDARDLERLSGRPATSSRTSDGLSAAEGFRSRAFVQLALAGYLGTAAVTSLLVHFVPIVSGGGLDRSSAAYAAGVFGMAAIASRIGSGFLLDRMDGRWIGAFALGIPVLAPIIFLNYDGSFLWAVIAAAIIGVGVGAEIDALAILSARYFGLRNYGLLWGTIAGIVGLGSGTGPLVAGLIFDNTGSYDILFHMLIPLSAVVALLLISIPRDIEHGKRDQLPYP, encoded by the coding sequence TTGCAGAGGTCCGGCATTTCTCTCGTTGCCGCTGCCTGCGCGGGAATCGCGTTCTATACCCTGTACCTGTACACGCTGGGTGTTCTCATCGAGCCGCTTCAGCGCGAATTCGCGTGGTCCCGCGCAGGAATCTCGGCGGGCCTGACCATCGTCAGCGTCGCCACCGTGCTATGCTCGCCTTTCGTGGGTCGATTGATCGACCGCATCGGCGCGCGACGCATCGCCCTCGCAGGCGTCTCGCTATATTCCGCGGCGTTGCTGGCTTTGCCGCTTGCCGGGCCTTCCATCGAGAGCTGGTGGCTGGGATGGGCTTTCGTCGCGGCCGGCGCCATGCTGATTCAGCCCACCATCTGGTCGGCCGCCGTGGTCAGCCGGTTCGACAGGCATCGCGGCATCGCTCTGGCATTCACATTGTCCGGAAGCGGGATCGCGTCCTTCTTTGGTCCGGCCCTCGTCGACGCGTTGGCTCGACAATATGGGTGGCGAATCGGCTATCTCACGCTGGGCCTGGTCGGCCTGTTGTTCGTGCTTCCCCTGATCTGGCGGGTGTTCTTCGATGCGCGCGATCTGGAGCGGCTGAGCGGCCGGCCCGCAACATCGAGCCGGACATCCGATGGCCTGTCGGCCGCCGAGGGTTTCCGTTCGCGTGCTTTCGTCCAACTGGCGCTCGCGGGCTATCTGGGCACGGCCGCCGTGACATCGCTGTTGGTGCATTTCGTGCCGATCGTCTCAGGCGGCGGCCTGGATCGGTCTTCGGCTGCTTATGCCGCTGGAGTTTTCGGCATGGCGGCCATAGCTTCCCGGATAGGCAGTGGGTTCCTGCTCGATCGAATGGATGGCCGGTGGATCGGTGCGTTCGCGCTTGGCATCCCGGTGTTGGCGCCGATCATATTCCTGAACTACGATGGCTCGTTCCTGTGGGCGGTGATTGCGGCTGCGATCATCGGTGTCGGCGTGGGGGCGGAAATCGATGCCCTCGCCATTCTGTCGGCGCGATATTTCGGGCTACGCAATTATGGTCTCCTGTGGGGAACGATCGCAGGAATAGTCGGACTCGGATCGGGGACAGGGCCGCTAGTTGCGGGTCTTATCTTCGATAATACAGGGTCTTACGATATTCTGTTCCATATGCTCATTCCATTGTCAGCGGTCGTCGCTCTCCTTCTGATCTCTATTCCAAGAGACATAGAACACGGAAAACGCGACCAGCTACCATATCCATGA
- a CDS encoding MarR family winged helix-turn-helix transcriptional regulator: MSAKKSGAAGGKEQGQGLLPFERLIPARIHKVSDTLEDVARLMLGDAYGLGFTEARILAYLSEHKSASVIDISRDLGVDKAWISRRLQALATRKLLTKSRDGSDSRVILVSLTGKGRTEAERSMDVVRQTYGIIVDGVDLAVADALITRLETNLHDILSQLRSSQNLSPA, encoded by the coding sequence GTGTCAGCGAAGAAGAGCGGTGCAGCCGGCGGCAAAGAGCAGGGGCAGGGCTTGTTACCGTTCGAACGACTGATCCCAGCGCGTATTCACAAAGTTTCGGACACATTGGAAGACGTCGCTCGCCTGATGCTAGGCGATGCCTATGGACTGGGCTTCACCGAGGCCCGAATCCTGGCCTATCTCTCGGAGCACAAATCGGCGTCGGTGATAGACATCAGCCGTGACCTGGGCGTGGACAAGGCGTGGATCAGCCGGAGATTGCAGGCGCTGGCCACGAGGAAGCTCCTCACGAAGAGCCGAGATGGCTCGGATTCGAGGGTGATCCTCGTATCGCTGACGGGGAAGGGCAGGACGGAGGCGGAACGCTCGATGGACGTGGTGCGGCAAACCTATGGCATCATCGTGGACGGCGTCGACCTGGCAGTCGCCGACGCGCTCATCACGAGATTGGAGACAAATCTCCACGACATCCTCTCCCAGCTGCGATCCAGCCAGAATCTCTCGCCCGCCTAA
- a CDS encoding cytochrome P450 has translation MAQRPDDDAMATPESRGEDPLAMQDLQGIYDLYGQLRGCPIRHSNAQGGFHWLTRYKDVRDAALDFRHFSSALKGVRLPAHLDTGRLPAIEMDPPEHGFWRSLYMEAITPARLKAVAPRLEAIADSVIDRFAAKGECDLVKEFARPLPVLGLCETIGMTGVSVERIHELADRFTTTSGADQGAVMQQIGATVIDEINARRAQPLDDYLTRIAHVEIEGRPMSDGDIATFMTGFFVAGHETTTSALGTLLLHALPSADLRARMLADDKVMTAAIEEAVRLSSPFQAFHRTTVEPVDFGDVTIAADQTVRLCYGSANRDPEIFDKPEAFNPDRPFNTHLGFGFGRHVCLGAPLARLEIKTAFRRLLDRLPDIQLVEPRPDYIVQLGTLITPKSCRVSFSPKA, from the coding sequence ATGGCGCAGCGACCAGATGACGACGCGATGGCGACGCCGGAAAGCCGAGGCGAGGATCCGCTGGCCATGCAGGACCTGCAGGGCATCTACGATCTGTACGGCCAGCTTCGGGGCTGCCCGATTCGGCATAGCAACGCGCAGGGCGGTTTCCACTGGCTGACGCGCTACAAGGATGTCCGCGACGCGGCGCTGGACTTCCGGCATTTCTCTTCGGCGCTCAAGGGTGTGCGGTTGCCGGCGCATCTCGACACGGGCCGGCTTCCGGCCATCGAGATGGACCCGCCCGAGCATGGCTTCTGGCGCAGCCTGTACATGGAGGCGATAACCCCGGCCCGGCTCAAGGCGGTGGCGCCCCGGCTGGAGGCGATTGCCGACAGCGTGATCGATCGTTTCGCTGCCAAGGGCGAATGCGATCTGGTCAAGGAGTTCGCCAGGCCGCTGCCCGTGCTGGGCCTGTGCGAGACGATCGGCATGACCGGCGTGTCGGTCGAGCGCATCCACGAGCTGGCCGATCGCTTCACCACAACCTCGGGCGCCGATCAGGGCGCGGTCATGCAGCAGATCGGCGCGACCGTCATCGACGAGATCAATGCGCGGCGGGCGCAGCCGCTTGACGACTATCTGACCCGGATCGCGCATGTCGAGATCGAGGGGCGGCCGATGAGCGACGGCGACATCGCGACCTTCATGACCGGCTTCTTCGTCGCCGGTCACGAGACGACCACCTCGGCCCTGGGGACCCTGCTGCTCCATGCGCTGCCCTCGGCCGATCTCAGGGCGCGCATGCTGGCTGACGACAAGGTCATGACCGCGGCGATCGAGGAGGCCGTGCGCCTCTCCTCGCCCTTCCAGGCCTTCCATCGCACCACCGTCGAGCCGGTCGACTTCGGCGACGTCACCATCGCCGCCGACCAGACCGTCCGGCTCTGCTACGGCTCCGCCAACCGCGATCCCGAGATATTCGACAAGCCGGAGGCGTTCAATCCCGATCGCCCCTTCAACACCCATCTCGGCTTCGGCTTCGGACGCCATGTCTGCCTCGGCGCGCCGCTCGCCCGCCTCGAGATCAAGACTGCCTTCAGGCGGCTCCTCGACCGCCTCCCCGACATCCAACTCGTCGAGCCCAGGCCGGACTACATCGTCCAGCTCGGAACACTCATCACTCCCAAATCCTGTCGCGTCTCATTCTCACCAAAAGCGTGA
- a CDS encoding LLM class flavin-dependent oxidoreductase, with protein sequence MVKSWAFEFIPAREGFTKSYDVDDTALRNEKGMAPDEGAAYFEFYLNLWSRAEELGFYGIFQSEHHFGRGYSPSPNLLIAAMSQRTKNLRIGAMGMVVPFNNPWRIVEEIGMLDNLTGGRLEIGTSAGIPHELESAGMSPAEGRERYEEALQIIDAGIRQPIISHSGKYWNFHDLRLVPRPVQQPHPPMWTTVISIESARKAARRGSKITTAFAQNEQIRELFDAYNEEAAKHGHPTGPEQVGLRRQIIIDESELVSTSRSEKLQDELHKMVAKTDKRYVAPGQKAFDAPSGGHGFTIGEDEYISGTPAQVREQVLEQCERTGAGHFLSIFGGCDDLDQLTRSWELYAVEVNPALARA encoded by the coding sequence ATGGTAAAGTCCTGGGCCTTCGAGTTCATCCCCGCACGTGAGGGATTCACGAAAAGCTATGACGTCGATGATACCGCACTTCGCAATGAAAAAGGAATGGCGCCCGACGAAGGCGCGGCCTATTTCGAATTTTATCTGAACCTCTGGTCGCGCGCCGAAGAACTCGGTTTCTACGGTATCTTCCAGAGCGAGCATCATTTTGGCCGTGGCTACAGCCCGTCGCCCAATCTCCTGATCGCCGCAATGTCGCAGCGCACAAAGAATCTCCGGATCGGTGCCATGGGCATGGTCGTTCCCTTCAACAACCCATGGCGCATCGTCGAAGAGATCGGCATGCTCGACAACCTCACCGGTGGCCGTCTTGAGATCGGCACGTCGGCGGGCATTCCCCACGAACTGGAAAGTGCGGGAATGTCTCCGGCCGAGGGACGCGAGCGGTATGAGGAAGCCCTACAGATCATCGATGCAGGCATCCGCCAGCCGATCATCTCGCACAGCGGTAAATATTGGAACTTCCATGATCTGCGGCTGGTGCCGCGCCCTGTGCAGCAGCCGCATCCGCCGATGTGGACGACCGTCATCAGCATCGAGTCTGCCAGAAAGGCCGCGCGTCGCGGATCGAAGATCACCACGGCGTTCGCGCAGAACGAGCAGATTCGCGAACTTTTCGACGCCTATAACGAGGAAGCGGCCAAGCACGGTCATCCCACGGGGCCCGAGCAGGTTGGGCTGCGGCGACAGATCATCATCGACGAAAGCGAACTGGTGTCGACGTCCCGGTCGGAGAAGCTACAGGACGAACTGCACAAGATGGTCGCGAAAACCGACAAGCGATATGTCGCCCCCGGCCAGAAGGCTTTCGACGCGCCGTCCGGCGGCCATGGTTTCACCATAGGCGAGGATGAATATATCAGCGGCACGCCGGCACAGGTTCGGGAGCAGGTTCTCGAACAGTGCGAACGCACCGGCGCTGGACATTTTCTCTCCATTTTTGGCGGCTGCGACGATCTCGATCAGTTGACCCGCAGCTGGGAGCTGTACGCAGTGGAAGTGAACCCCGCTCTCGCCCGCGCGTGA
- a CDS encoding alpha/beta fold hydrolase — translation MQTGTVISDNAELVFDYEGSGPLLLTISGGGGTAPRFAPISSLLKDDYTVVRYDRRGNSRSTGDKTKPLDMAQQARDAAAIINALGKDGAYVLGESAGANIALALVADHPNVVRGAVFHEPPIISLLPDAAEQFAFLDEVADLYEREGAPAAMHLFAKSIIGFAPTVEADERRMGDADATSNLDFFFAKEFHNISHFKPNLERLKHSKVPMVAVAGKKSGTAYYARSTKLLSEAIGCRFSLMSEHHLGFIAEPATFAAEIRPLLNDLRQS, via the coding sequence ATGCAGACAGGCACAGTGATCAGCGATAATGCCGAACTGGTTTTCGATTATGAAGGCTCGGGCCCCCTGCTGTTGACAATCTCTGGCGGAGGGGGGACCGCACCCCGCTTCGCGCCGATCTCGTCACTGCTGAAGGACGACTATACCGTCGTCCGCTATGATCGGCGGGGCAATTCCCGGAGCACCGGCGACAAGACAAAACCCCTCGACATGGCCCAGCAGGCCCGCGACGCGGCCGCCATCATCAACGCGCTTGGCAAGGATGGTGCCTATGTCCTGGGCGAAAGCGCCGGGGCGAACATCGCCCTCGCGCTCGTGGCCGATCACCCCAATGTGGTCCGTGGCGCGGTTTTCCACGAGCCGCCGATCATTTCCCTGCTTCCGGATGCGGCTGAGCAGTTCGCTTTTCTGGACGAGGTGGCGGACCTGTACGAGCGCGAGGGAGCCCCTGCCGCCATGCATCTTTTTGCCAAGAGCATCATCGGGTTCGCACCAACCGTGGAAGCCGATGAACGTCGAATGGGCGATGCGGACGCCACCTCCAATCTCGATTTCTTCTTCGCTAAGGAGTTTCATAATATCAGCCACTTCAAGCCTAACCTTGAACGGCTCAAGCACAGCAAGGTCCCGATGGTCGCCGTCGCGGGTAAGAAGAGCGGGACGGCCTATTATGCCCGGTCCACAAAACTGCTGAGCGAGGCCATCGGCTGTCGCTTCAGCCTGATGTCGGAGCATCATCTCGGTTTCATCGCCGAGCCCGCGACCTTTGCAGCGGAGATCCGTCCCCTCCTCAACGACTTGCGCCAGAGTTAG
- a CDS encoding fumarylacetoacetate hydrolase family protein, producing the protein MKLVRYTQGGSIHLGAVKGDGIVALDGLGYPTIQSIVEAGQAALDRIAAHLASAEPALSLADAKLIAPIEKPGKYLAIGMNYGKHLEEADRLGVARSKHQVWFNKQTTCLSGPYDDIDPGVTEKLDYEVELGLVIGKPAKKVSEADAKNHIFGYFVANDVSARDWQFHSSTFTMGKSFDTHGPIGPWIVTADEVADPHALDLRCYVNGELRQSNNTGGMIANIWKQISYLSTAFTLETGDLIATGTPEGVGVGMEPPVFLQPGDVVRCEIDGIGTIENKVVIPA; encoded by the coding sequence ATGAAGCTGGTACGGTACACGCAAGGCGGCAGCATCCATCTCGGTGCGGTGAAAGGCGACGGCATCGTCGCGCTCGACGGGCTCGGCTATCCGACCATCCAGAGCATCGTCGAGGCCGGCCAGGCCGCGCTCGACAGGATTGCCGCGCATCTCGCCTCGGCCGAACCCGCCCTATCCTTGGCCGATGCGAAACTGATCGCCCCCATCGAAAAGCCGGGCAAATATCTCGCCATCGGCATGAACTACGGCAAGCATCTGGAAGAGGCCGACCGTCTCGGCGTCGCGCGCTCCAAGCATCAGGTGTGGTTCAACAAGCAGACCACCTGCCTGTCAGGTCCTTATGACGATATCGATCCCGGCGTCACCGAGAAGCTCGACTATGAGGTCGAACTCGGCCTGGTGATCGGCAAGCCCGCCAAGAAGGTGAGCGAGGCCGACGCGAAGAACCACATCTTCGGCTATTTTGTCGCCAACGACGTCTCGGCGCGCGACTGGCAGTTCCATTCGTCGACCTTCACCATGGGCAAGTCGTTCGACACCCATGGGCCCATCGGCCCCTGGATCGTCACCGCCGACGAGGTCGCCGATCCTCACGCGCTCGATCTGCGCTGCTACGTCAATGGCGAGCTGCGCCAGTCGAACAACACCGGCGGCATGATCGCGAACATCTGGAAGCAGATCAGCTATCTCTCGACCGCCTTCACTCTGGAGACCGGCGATCTGATCGCCACCGGCACCCCCGAGGGCGTCGGCGTCGGCATGGAGCCGCCGGTGTTCCTGCAGCCGGGCGATGTCGTCCGCTGCGAGATCGACGGCATCGGCACGATCGAGAACAAGGTCGTCATCCCCGCTTGA
- a CDS encoding VOC family protein, protein MPVLGALSVTLEVPDVGPGITFYTDAGLEAAVDGQIARFRCAGQDRDSVILIGGAGKKRLHHIALRADGLDKIAADAPAAGGTVVDAPEGFTDGGLWVRDPHGMLIHLVERPADPELAEGPGFEINRPGRVIRKRRSAVLPRTAYPAAKPLRLGHILVFSPDVPASVKFVTEGLGMGLADRAQDIIAFTCARKDSDHHVVAFAKSPDIGFHHASFQVNDPDEVGRGGRALLAKAGKGDWGFGRHTIGSNFFHYIQDPWGSWFEYYSDMDHIDDYALWTPTNYAMEDSLASWGPPVPNDFVHNYELKYM, encoded by the coding sequence ATGCCCGTGCTCGGCGCGCTTTCCGTCACGCTCGAAGTCCCCGATGTGGGGCCGGGCATCACCTTCTACACCGATGCCGGCCTGGAAGCGGCGGTCGACGGGCAGATCGCCCGCTTCCGCTGCGCCGGGCAGGATCGGGATTCGGTCATCCTGATCGGCGGCGCCGGGAAGAAGCGCCTCCACCACATCGCCCTGCGCGCAGACGGCCTCGACAAGATCGCCGCCGACGCGCCAGCGGCGGGCGGCACGGTGGTCGATGCGCCCGAAGGCTTCACCGACGGGGGCCTGTGGGTCCGCGATCCGCACGGCATGCTGATCCATCTGGTGGAGCGCCCGGCCGATCCCGAGCTGGCCGAAGGGCCGGGCTTCGAGATCAACCGGCCCGGCCGGGTGATCCGCAAGCGCCGCTCGGCGGTGCTTCCGCGCACCGCCTATCCGGCCGCGAAGCCGCTGCGCCTCGGCCATATCCTCGTCTTCTCGCCCGATGTCCCGGCCAGCGTGAAGTTCGTCACCGAGGGGCTGGGCATGGGCCTCGCCGATCGTGCGCAGGACATCATCGCCTTCACCTGTGCCAGGAAGGACAGCGACCATCATGTCGTCGCCTTCGCCAAGTCGCCCGATATCGGCTTCCACCATGCCAGCTTCCAAGTGAACGATCCCGACGAGGTCGGTCGCGGCGGCCGCGCGCTGCTGGCGAAGGCTGGAAAAGGCGATTGGGGCTTCGGCCGCCACACGATCGGCTCGAACTTCTTCCACTATATCCAGGATCCCTGGGGTTCATGGTTCGAATATTATTCGGACATGGATCACATCGACGATTACGCGCTGTGGACGCCCACCAACTATGCGATGGAAGACAGCCTCGCGAGCTGGGGCCCACCCGTCCCCAACGACTTCGTGCACAATTACGAGCTCAAATATATGTAA